The Tenrec ecaudatus isolate mTenEca1 chromosome 4, mTenEca1.hap1, whole genome shotgun sequence region ATCGTGGGCAAATATGGGACCCGTTACGGCGCCTCCCTcaggaaaatggtgaagaaaattgaaatcagCCAACATGCCAAGTACACTTGCTCCTTCTGTGGCAAAACCAAGATGAAGAGACGCGCCGTGGGCATCTGGCACTGTGGTTCCTGCATGAAGACAGTCGCCGGGGGGGCCTGGACCTACAATACCACCTCTGCTGTCACAGTAAAGTCTGCCATCAGAAGACTGAAGGAATTGAAAGACCAGTAGAAGCTCCACTATCTGAAACCTCTCTGGCCTGTAATAAATAGGTTAATTTAtgtaacgattaaaaaaaaagttatataGAAAGAATTCTATTAAAAATCACatcataaagcagtggttctcaaccttcctagtgccatgaccatttaatacagtt contains the following coding sequences:
- the LOC142444949 gene encoding large ribosomal subunit protein eL43, coding for MAKRTKKVGIVGKYGTRYGASLRKMVKKIEISQHAKYTCSFCGKTKMKRRAVGIWHCGSCMKTVAGGAWTYNTTSAVTVKSAIRRLKELKDQ